Below is a window of Candidatus Eisenbacteria bacterium DNA.
AGTCATCAAGTTGCTCAATGAGGCTCTGACGGCGGAGCTGACCGCGATCAACCAGTACTTTCTCCACGCCGAGCTGTGCGAGAACTACGGCTACGAGATTCTCTACAAGGCGATCCGTACGGAATCGATCGACGAGATGAAGCAC
It encodes the following:
- a CDS encoding bacterioferritin, producing MKGDPKVIKLLNEALTAELTAINQYFLHAELCENYGYEILYKAIRTESIDEMKH